From the Lolium rigidum isolate FL_2022 chromosome 2, APGP_CSIRO_Lrig_0.1, whole genome shotgun sequence genome, one window contains:
- the LOC124692031 gene encoding uncharacterized protein LOC124692031 isoform X1, which translates to MLCWRESEQKRIGNLPCSILCQLCLKHQQKWERHRCTTKASLPSCYGCSYEVSMHLLILYWRTSSGRKNVSRSLEFLSPDFVQDLFTLKNCDASNYLCCRCVCRLRAGRPWPRCRRICPPFIPCLSKVPRNLVICLYFIGHIYGTDVFIHTFTIFLSILIYNHFYDTRTAILKYLSRSVPYMFALTAGLLYNGTKL; encoded by the exons ATGCTTTGCTGGCGCGAGTCGGAGCAAAAAAGAATTGGGAATCTTCCATG CTCCATACTGTGCCAGCTTTGTCTAAAGCACCAACAGAAATGGGAACGCCACAGATGCACAACCAAAG CTTCACTACCTTCCTGCTATGGTTGTTCATACGAAGTGTCAATGCATTTGTTGATACTCTATTGGAGGACAAGTTCAGGCAGAAAGAATGTTTCTCGAAGTTTGGAATTCCTTTCACCTGACTTTGTTCAG GATTTATTTACACTTAAGAATTGTGATGCCTCCAATTACTTATGTTGCCGCTGCGTCTGCCGCCTCCGAGCTGGGAGACCGTGGCCTCGCTGTCGCCGCATTTGCCCGCCGTTCATCCCGTGTCTGAGCAAGGTCCCCCGAAACCTGGTTATTTGTTTGTACTTTATTGGGCACATATATGGTACAGATGTTTTCATTCATACTTTCACAATTTTTCTCTCCATCTTAATATATAATCATTTCTACGATACACGGACTGCAATTTTAAAATACTTAAGCCGCTCGGTTCCATACATGTTTGCACTAACTGCCGGCCTACTGTACAATGGTACCAAATTATAG
- the LOC124692030 gene encoding signal recognition particle 19 kDa protein-like, which translates to MDVGGSGSAELRSSIKKWKIIYPVYLNSKKTVAEGRRIATAKACPDPTCIEIADSCAYLKIPCAIELDKAYPRDFFQVGRVRVQLANDDGTPVNPAIKTKKQLMIQIAELVPKHHGRTKKQEAAASSSTGTTSKPKKKNRK; encoded by the exons ATGGACGTCGGTGGCAGCGGCAGTGCCGAACTAAGGAGCAGCATCAAGAAGTGGAAGATCATCTACCCGGTGTACCTCAATTCCAAGAAGACGGTCGCCGAGGGCCGCCGCATTGCCACCGCCAAGGCCTGCCCCGACCCCACCTGCATTGAGATTGCTGACAGCTGCGCCTACCTCAAGATCCCTTGCGCGATTGAG TTGGATAAGGCGTATCCGCGAGATTTCTTCCAGGTTGGGAGGGTGAGGGTGCAGCTCGCGAATGATGACGGCACCCCAGTCAATCCTGCAATCAAAACAA AGAAGCAGCTAATGATTCAAATAGCAGAGCTGGTCCCCAAGCATCATGGGAGGACTAAGAAGCAGGAAGCAGCGGCTAGTTCATCAACTGGAACTACTTCCAAGCCAAAGAAGAAGAACAGGAAGTGA
- the LOC124692031 gene encoding uncharacterized protein LOC124692031 isoform X2 codes for MLCWRESEQKRIGNLPCSILCQLCLKHQQKWERHRCTTKASLPSCYGCSYEVSMHLLILYWRTSSGRKNVSRSLEFLSPDFVQDLFTLKNCDASNYLCCRCVCRLRAGRPWPRCRRICPPFIPCLSKVL; via the exons ATGCTTTGCTGGCGCGAGTCGGAGCAAAAAAGAATTGGGAATCTTCCATG CTCCATACTGTGCCAGCTTTGTCTAAAGCACCAACAGAAATGGGAACGCCACAGATGCACAACCAAAG CTTCACTACCTTCCTGCTATGGTTGTTCATACGAAGTGTCAATGCATTTGTTGATACTCTATTGGAGGACAAGTTCAGGCAGAAAGAATGTTTCTCGAAGTTTGGAATTCCTTTCACCTGACTTTGTTCAG GATTTATTTACACTTAAGAATTGTGATGCCTCCAATTACTTATGTTGCCGCTGCGTCTGCCGCCTCCGAGCTGGGAGACCGTGGCCTCGCTGTCGCCGCATTTGCCCGCCGTTCATCCCGTGTCTGAGCAAG GTTCTTTAA